From Impatiens glandulifera chromosome 7, dImpGla2.1, whole genome shotgun sequence:
AgatataacacgtttttcatttCAAAAGGAATAATATTTCTAGTTTCATACTGCATTAAATTACCAGACACGCACTCCACTTGAAATGACAAAGACTTGATGGTAAACAAGGATAGTCAATAAGTCATATGCACACAAACATCATAATTAATTCCAAgaggagaaaataataaaattgacataTTTCAATTAAGTAGGAGCATAAACTAAAACATTCTAGAGCAGCTAACAGTTATTCATAAACAACCTGTAGCCTTATTTTTCTGAGTCCTAGCCATCTCGAACTCAATCTCTTTAATCTTCTCGATGATCCCCATTTTCTCCTAAAACAATTTTCAACAACCTGACTGCTCACATAGAAATAGGAATCATCAGATGTTTATAAGTGAAGCAGACATTCTGATTACAAACACCTCTAAACACgagatcaaatattaaaatgttttatgaAATTGTCACAGCCAATAATCAAATCCATAAATCAATCATTGAACATACAAAAAGATGGCAAGATTATACAGCCAACCCTTCAGTACTAAACAGTAAAGATTGAGTTTTTAGTAGTACTTAGTCATAGTTTGTCATCACCCTTAAACCACAATCAGATACAATCTTTGGGATCTGTAATAAGATGGaaaaagttcattttttttcttacccATTTCAATTTTACTTTTACTAATCCATCTATTCTTCATTGTAgtgaaaaattaaaactataaaagCAGATTCTGATCCATTACCAGATAGAGGAAACATAATTTGCCTACTATTGATACAAGTCACTAAAGTAGTAGCATAGAAATCATACCTAGAGAATCCAGAATCAGTTAAAAAGAAGGAACTAAGCTCTTCTCTAGTTCAATCTTCTAGAGTAACGAATAATTTACAAAAAAGGAcggaaaaattaacaattagCGATGAAAAATGATGAAGCGACAAGACAACCGACAATTGGATTGATAATCCTTTGAAACAGTAAAGAGATGCTTACGATAATGGTGAGAGAGGTAGAAGAGAGCACCTGAGCAATAcaaagagagaagaagaagattattgGCTTCGAAGAATGCAACCCGAACTCGATCCAGAGATACGGGTATATATAGTTAGGGTGCAAAGCTGTATTCGGATCCGCCcgttaatataataaatattaaataaaagttcaCTTCATCTTAGGTTTTTCAggatatttttaagatattttttttaaaaattgtttgataaaataaaatatttttttatttaaaatttaataaaaataaaatataaatattttattattttaattaataaattaaataatttgacaaTAATAACGCAAGAcataaaatatctttaaaataaccaaaatagtTCATGATTAAACAAGTTTTTAgagatattaataaatttatatatttaaattcaaaatgttattttatttgatattttattaataatttattggaaaaaaaatagttttatcgTTCAATAACaacatttttacttttattatcaCTCTTTAGTATACTGTTATTAATCgattaaatatacattttttgaTTGTGTTGAAAGAAAGATCATATATTaaatcttttagattttttagttgaaaataagtttgtttttatttatctaaatttggATATAAAACATTAACACTATCTAGGGATGTAAGTGTGGTTTGAGAGTGTTTGTTTGCAAAGACGTTCtatttggaaaaatattttaatcattttcatCCTGTCGGAATATCATCCGatactatttatataatatttaaaatatttaattgtattgattattatttataataaaataagaaaacgcaaaaaaatattatatttgtcaTCAATAGTAACTGTTTGTCTATTTGAGAAATCCATATCGGTAGGAAAAAAAATCCAGCATAACTTGTCTGGACTGATTTTATGCCTAAAATCTCACTTCCATTTCCAGAGAAAaatctaaatttcaaattagtatcttctttttattttttcttataaataaaaataaaattaagaataaaaaaaattacaagagaGGTTATGtgaaatataactttaaatttatttatttttattgtcacagaatattgacAATAAAAAGTTTTATCACATGATAATAAATTGACACAAACATTAAACACATATTAACACAACTtttggcacaatatccaaataatcaataaaaaatacagaagttaaaaaaaatttaacataagATGCACACAAACAAAATCCCATCacaaaatttttcattttttctcaaaaaaaaataaataaagtaaaactAGAGTTCTGACAACATAGcagtagtaataataataaaattaaattaaaaagtgatTTTAACAAGAATAGTGAAAAAGAATTCATTGAATATCTTGACCATCTTTGTAAATTTTTCAAATCTTATAAGAAAATTTCACTTTAACTTTAACAATAATTAACTCAATTGACAAAAGTCTGGTATATAAATGAAAGGTTTCTCACCAAGAACGACTTAAGTTGAAACACATAAAAGTAACAACTTcaatacaaaaaaattaaaacatagtAATCATCCACAACCGGGCTAGCAATCAAAGAATTTATTCAAGAGATCTACAAACTTTAATGCTAAACCAAGGTAAAgatataataaactataaaatcaATAACAGGTCTTACTTAATGAACATAACATTTGTACAGataataaagtttaataaagtttagggtttaggattctCAAAACCTTTTCTGTAACTAGTCCTTCATTAACAAAGCTACAAATATCCTACTCTATTTTCACACACATTTCTATTATTAGTACCATATGTAACAACCTTTCTCGAACTTACTAGATATGGAGGAACCTGTTCCTGTTTTTCAGCCAGATCTTTTACTTGCAACAATATAGAAGAGGGGATATGGACCGATCCCTGTTTTCGCGAATTTTGTATCTGCATTGCCATCAAATGGAGGAGCTATATAAGGGAAAAGGGATATAAAGAAAATGCAAAATTAATATGCTAATTTGGAATTACCAACATGCCCTTCTGTTAATTAATACATTTCcgtcaaacaaaataattgagaGGTTGTGCTTGGTTATATTTGTAAACGAGTTTAAAAGAGGgaaaacaaacatttttaaGAATTACAATTTAATGTCAATTCATATAGAATTGGAATTCTATCAGTTCCCGACATCCAAACACAATCTAAAATGTGTTCTTTTCATTGTCTATCAAAGGGAAAAATCAATTTCTGGTGTTCATCTACTATCTTTTCCATCTGTTAGATTCTTACTATCTCAAGAATTAACTTAAATTGGAACACTTGAATAGTAGGAAAATAAGCTCATTTTGATTCCCGAACTTGCATCAAAGTTGTTTGCTTCATTAactttaaagattattttaaattactaccCACGTCATTATTAGTTAACTCCATTATGTTTTTTGCTATGCACTTTAGAAAGAGAATAATATATTAGTCAAGGATTGCAATTAAGGAAGTACAACAATTTAAGAACTTAACTGAGTTAAACAAACAAATAGTGACAACAAGAAGTAAATGAAGCTTTAGAAGTTCAAGTATTTTGCTTTTCTGTTTTCTGTTTTCTTTTTTTCCCTCCCCTATTTGTATAACTATTGAACGCTTCTTGCGCTACTTTATCtaatgaaaacattttttaataaaaaaagttcaaCAAGCAAAATGAGTTTCTTTCCTACCCCATTTTGGAACACTTATTGTTTGTGTTTCTGTATGTGTTCCAGATACAGAAGCATAATTAAATTCATGAATGTGCCtaactaaatttagtttccaaACGTTTCTGAATATAGAAACAGATCTGGATACGAAAACAATAAGTGTTTCCATAAATGTATTTATGAATCAGTTTCtaactaaatttagtttccaaatattttttatctgaAAATGAATCCATGTACGAAAACAACAAGTGTTTCCATATTGTGTTCCTTAAAGATAGGTAGCACAAATATGCAGAGCGGCCCTAGGGTAAGCCCAAGCCCCACAGGCTTAGGCAACCCCAACCCTCAAAAAAGAAactattatatctttattttagtAACAGGGAATTTAGTCTAGTGGCATGATTTTTACTTTAGGTGTAAAAGGTTATGAGTTTGATTCTTGAATGTCCataattttgacttttttagTATTTGGCAACAAAAAAATTGGGATCGGACTAGGGCAACCCAACCCTCAGGACCGGCACTGCAAATATTATGGGACGAAAATTTCAGTTCATGACATAAACTCATAGGTAGCATAAATACTCACTGCTTTCTCTCCACCTGACTGGAAGCTAGCTTTCAACAGATTCCTCCATTTATCCTGCAAAACAGAGGTGTTGTCAATTGTTACTTAAGCCTAAGCAGTATAGAGATGATCATGAAAAATTCCCAGATATAGCATACTCACTTTAAGGTCTACAGCAGTTCGGTGAGGAAATGATCCAAAAACAAACCGTTTTATCTCAGACCACCTACCAACACCATAATCAGAAACGCCGTCAACTAATTTGATCACCTCAGAAAGAGTCCAAGGTCGATGATGTTTCCTCCTCATTCCACCTTTGGAAGTGGATGACACGGCAGAGTAATCATCAAAATTATCCTCAGATGGATCCTCTTGCTTCAGATCAATATCCATCTCTTCCGAATCTGACATTTCTTCTACTAAATATTGCTGATCTTTCTGTGCTTCGGCAATAAGCTATATAAAACACATATAATAATTGTATGAAAATATGCAGAAAAATAATTGGCATCAAACAATGTCCATTGTCAGTTCCAACTTCCAAATCAACAGATAATGTTTCTACTCACGGGCTTTCCAATGCATTCAGGGGTTAGTTTGGCCTGGTGGACTTTGTTCATTGCTGTCTGGTCGTGTTCTGGGAGGTGCACGCCAAGTGCCttgttaacatttttttctgCCATGCCCACACTACCCGGTTCGAGTTTCTATAgccaatttaaaaaacataagtTAAAATATCACATTTGCACTCTGCTTGGTTCATAGCCGGTATTCGAAGTGATACCAAAATCGGGTAAAGGTGATTTGATAGAACTCAATGTCTAAAGAGGATTCAAGTTCCAGTTAAAACATAGGACTCGTGAGACAACTACTaagtagattttttttattttgtaactgGGGTGTTCGTGCATTTCGCACACTTGGACTAATCTTTGAAGGAGGCTACCACAACAACCCGCCATCATGACCACCCACTTCTATCTAGTGCTTTCAATGAGAACCCCTCAGATCTCAATATGAAGGCCCCTTAGTCCAAGTCCTTTGTACTGAGCTACCCAAAGTGGATAACTACATTCATGTGTAAATAATCAAACTAGGtttatttccttttattttattctctaatttatTTCATGAAGGCCCCTTAGTCCAAGTGTTTGGTCACAGCTACCCAGAGTGGGTAAGTAGATTCATAATCAAGTCAAAACACAACTCGAGACAACACTACTGCTTAATTGAAGTTGATAATTCAAAATGTATTAAGCTAGATAAAAAGAACTTCATGGGGTTAATCTTACCATAAGAGCCATGAAGTTCTCCCTTGGACGGCTTCTTCGAACACGGCAAACATATGGAACCTGAACACCTGAACCACCCAGAGAATCTTGCCTGTATTTTTCATCCAGCGAGATCAGTTTCACATTAGAAACACCTGCCTTTTCCTCTGATAGTTCCTCAATATATCGTTTTGTTGGCTTTCGAACTCTTTGAATTTTTCTCTGCTCTACAGGAATATCATCATTAAAAGAGTCACTGTCTGAAGAAAGGACTTCCTTTCCAGAGACATTTTGTGGATTCTTTATTTGACGGTCCCTGCCAACTGGTAAACCTCCACATTTCTCATTCAGTGGCTCAACTAAAGCTTCCTTAATAAGGCTGCTAACTGCGTCTTTAATACATCTTTCGTTACCCTTCTTTATTACCTTGTTGCCTTTAATCACAAATCTTGTTGTTGAAACATCGCAAGAATTAGTCAACCCCATGGAAATCCTCTTCTTAAGCCACTGTTTGTCTTTGACAGATGTTTCCCGTCCAAATGCTGCTTTAAAAGTTTCTCGAAGTTCCTTGACTGATAAGTTATTAAGGCATATTTCACCTTGTAACATTGTGAGATCAGGTCTCGAGCTTCTACAAGAAGCAGAAGTTGACACATCCTTGACCACTCCAACTGAAAGGTTTGACGATTCTCTAGCATTTGCAGCCTGATTCATACAATTGGCACTTCTTGCTGCTAATGAAGGAACCGCTTCCTACAAAGCAGTTAAAAATTGATACTTTTTATCAGTTGCAGGAAACACAAAAGATAACTGAATCAGCAGGGCTACCccttatcccatcatcaatcaaatcattaaccaaatTACCCATACTTTatgttttataacattttaaatattaaaagaaaattatattatattcatataacCAAATAATCCAAAAGATaggattat
This genomic window contains:
- the LOC124945120 gene encoding uncharacterized protein LOC124945120; its protein translation is MEAAIPKEVRLDGISTDPDPAPPSPPKENADSVIYKLVRVNWDGRLVPATDDEVKEVADMLEEDKGDLRSSENTDQTIGSIMADGVSSGKCHTESSECLLKSQQLEVDAERPNSQPDTMENLGKPNSHLKEAVPSLAARSANCMNQAANARESSNLSVGVVKDVSTSASCRSSRPDLTMLQGEICLNNLSVKELRETFKAAFGRETSVKDKQWLKKRISMGLTNSCDVSTTRFVIKGNKVIKKGNERCIKDAVSSLIKEALVEPLNEKCGGLPVGRDRQIKNPQNVSGKEVLSSDSDSFNDDIPVEQRKIQRVRKPTKRYIEELSEEKAGVSNVKLISLDEKYRQDSLGGSGVQVPYVCRVRRSRPRENFMALMKLEPGSVGMAEKNVNKALGVHLPEHDQTAMNKVHQAKLTPECIGKPLIAEAQKDQQYLVEEMSDSEEMDIDLKQEDPSEDNFDDYSAVSSTSKGGMRRKHHRPWTLSEVIKLVDGVSDYGVGRWSEIKRFVFGSFPHRTAVDLKDKWRNLLKASFQSGGEKAIQNSRKQGSVHIPSSILLQVKDLAEKQEQVPPYLVSSRKVVTYGTNNRNVCENRVGYL